A DNA window from Anastrepha obliqua isolate idAnaObli1 chromosome 5, idAnaObli1_1.0, whole genome shotgun sequence contains the following coding sequences:
- the LOC129247359 gene encoding tigger transposable element-derived protein 1-like yields the protein MLLIWLEDLNQKRIPTNGQLIKERALRLYEQLKNSDPTISSSDHNIAEFSASTGWLTGFLKRNAFHNVKITGEIASADDDEAKSFPKKFLKIIEDGGYSPDQVFNADETGLFWKKMPSRTYIAKSEKSASGFKAAKDRVTFLFCSNASGDRILKPLVINRSLKPRSLKGKDMAKLPVHWIANKKAWVTTAIFTEWFNRYFVPEVKKYLLDKGLEFKVILLIDNAPGHPHIEHANVEIVFLPPNTTSILQPLDQGIICNFKKHYLKFTFQHILDKIENEGITVTDAWKKFSNLDCINHAGLAVKAIKPQTLNTCWKTVWPECNQSGSLSEEISISEIISLGHEIGAEGFETLCSADIDELLLDAELNDEDLMEIIAGDSGKDIESEDEITPFTSNSTLVHPVMVCVLTSIQLVGTVASKEEE from the exons ATGTTATTAATTTGGTTGGAAGATTTAAACCAGAAGAGAATCCCCACAAATGGCCAACTAATTAAAGAACGAGCACTTCGATTGTATGAGCAGCTGAAAAATTCGGATCCTACTATTTCATCCAGCGATCACAACATAGCAGAGTTCTCAGCCAGTACAGGATGGTTAACTGGGTTTTTAAAGCGTAATGCATTTCATAACGTAAAGATTACCGGTGAAATTGCATCAGCAGATGATGATGAAGCTAAAAGTTTTCCAAAGAAGTTCCtcaaaattattgaagatgGAGGATATAGCCCAGATCAAGTCTTTAATGCCGACGAGACTGGGCTATTTTGGAAAAAGATGCCTAGTCGTACCTATATTGCTAAATCAGAAAAATCTGCAAGCGGTTTTAAAGCAGCAAAAGATAGAGTCACCTTCTTATTTTGCAGCAATGCGTCCGGGGATCGGATATTAAAACCTTTAGTTATAAATCGATCACTAAAACCTCGATCGCTGAAGGGTAAAGACATGGCAAAACTTCCTGTTCATTGGATAGCCAACAAAAAAGCGTGGGTGACTACTGCAATTTTCACAGAATGGTTTAATCGATATTTTGTGCcggaagttaaaaaatatttgctggatAAAGGTCTCGAGTTCAAAGTGATTTTGCTTATCGATAACGCGCCAGGTCATCCGCATATTGAACATGCCAATGTCGAGATAGTGTTTCTCCCACCAAATACAACCAGCATTTTGCAACCATTGGACCAGGGCATTATCtgcaattttaaaaaacattatctAAAGTTCACCTTTCAGCACATTTTGGACAAGATAGAGAATGAAGGGATAACAGTTACGGAtgcctggaaaaaattttccaatttggactgCATAAATCATGCTGGCTTGGCAGTTAAAGCTATAAAACCACAAACTTTAAATACTTGCTGGAAAACGGTTTGGCCAGAATGCAATCAAAGCGGAAGTCTATCAGAAGAAATATCAATATCAGAAATTATATCTTTAGGTCATGAAATTGGTGCAGAGGGGTTTGAAACATTATGCAGCGCAGATATTGATGAGCTACTTTTGGACGCAGAGCTAAATGATGAAGACTTAATGGAAATCATTGCTGGTGATTCTGGAAAAGACATCGAATCGGAAGATGAAATAACACCATTTACGTCAAAT AGTACTTTGGTACATCCTGTTATGGTTTGTGTACTCACTAGTATTCAGCTTGTTGGTACAGTAGCGTCGAAAGAGGAAGagtga